In Elusimicrobium sp. An273, one genomic interval encodes:
- a CDS encoding LexA family transcriptional regulator yields MTELEKLLQKWNDGVLRGAKIRLARELQVDDSTVSAWVAGRANPPADKIEKISKLFKTSEREVKAAFGIEDKEFSRSLRVTPLTDKNTISLPILADVPAGLPDFSDKDVETFWDIPRWVFPGADFVVKCNGDSLEPKLHLGDYCVIRKTTEPIHGRAMVVKTENGVCMKVIKKLKDGTIQLCSTNPKYKPFIPEELTIVGLIIGSWSRQDKENWLGLM; encoded by the coding sequence ATGACAGAACTGGAAAAACTACTACAAAAATGGAATGATGGCGTTTTAAGAGGCGCAAAAATAAGATTAGCAAGAGAGCTGCAAGTAGACGATAGCACGGTGTCTGCGTGGGTCGCAGGTCGCGCAAACCCGCCAGCAGACAAGATAGAAAAGATTTCCAAACTGTTTAAAACTTCTGAGCGCGAAGTCAAAGCCGCCTTTGGCATTGAAGATAAAGAATTTTCCCGCTCTTTGCGCGTTACGCCACTGACGGACAAAAACACCATTTCCCTGCCCATTTTGGCCGATGTTCCCGCCGGCCTGCCGGATTTTTCAGATAAAGACGTGGAAACATTCTGGGACATTCCCCGCTGGGTATTTCCCGGAGCAGATTTTGTAGTTAAATGCAATGGAGACTCTTTGGAGCCAAAACTCCACCTGGGCGACTATTGCGTCATCAGAAAAACGACCGAACCCATACACGGCCGCGCGATGGTAGTAAAGACGGAAAACGGCGTGTGTATGAAGGTCATCAAGAAGTTAAAGGACGGCACAATCCAGCTTTGTTCCACCAACCCGAAATACAAGCCGTTTATACCCGAGGAATTAACCATCGTCGGGCTGATCATCGGCTCGTGGAGCCGCCAAGACAAGGAAAACTGGCTTGGTTTAATGTAA